From Betta splendens chromosome 3, fBetSpl5.4, whole genome shotgun sequence, the proteins below share one genomic window:
- the mex3b gene encoding RNA-binding protein MEX3B, whose protein sequence is MPSSVFADSSVQGDALDEQRALQIALDQLSLLGLDNDENLYDSHEPRKKSVNMTECVPVPSSEHVAEIVGRQGCKIKALRAKTNTYIKTPVRGEEPVFVVTGRREDVAMARREIISAAEHFSMIRASRNKNTSLNGSAPPAPGPPNLPGQTTIQVRVPYRVVGLVVGPKGATIKRIQQQTHTYIVTPSRDKEPVFEVTGMPENVDRAREEIEAHIAMRTGGLIELHDENDFHANGTDVGFDLHGHATLWSKPGAGVTPTSARKPFSNYRNDSSSSLGSASTDSYFGNSGSRIADYSPPSPALSYTNNNNNTTTTTNNNNNNNNNNNNITSNTFVYGSDVISPDCTDLTFESSPPGLVWSPSAGGSPPTFSTNGLVMSQGRVSGCTPQLRLSPPLHGHGPAEHPLARRVRSDPGGGPLTLDGFPSAISSLPGPHLPGAPCDSSSSSSSSSSSTSSGTSRKGSRDCSVCFESEVIAALVPCGHNLFCMECANRICERSEPKCPVCHAGVTQAIRIFS, encoded by the exons AACGACGAAAACCTGTACGACAGCCACGAGCCCCGCAAAAAGAGCGTCAACATGACCGAGTGCGTCCCGGTTCCCAGCTCCGAGCACGTCGCGGAGATTGTGGGCAGACaag GTTGTAAGATTAAAGCCCTGCGAGCAAAGACCAACACCTACATAAAGACCCCGGTCCGAGGCGAGGAGCCGGTCTTCGTGGTGACTGGCCGCAGGGAGGACGTGGCCATGGCCCGGAGGGAGATCATCTCTGCTGCAGAGCACTTTTCCATGATCAGAGCctccagaaacaaaaacaccagcCTGAACGGAAGTGCCCCCCCGGCCCCGGGCCCCCCCAACCTCCCAGGGCAGACCACCATCCAGGTGCGGGTGCCTTACCGGGTGGTGGGGCTGGTCGTCGGCCCCAAGGGGGCCACCATCAAGCGCATCCAGCAGCAGACCCACACCTACATCGTCACCCCGAGCCGGGACAAGGAGCCGGTGTTCGAGGTGACGGGGATGCCGGAGAACGTGGACCGAGCGCGCGAAGAGATCGAAGCCCACATCGCCATGAGGACGGGAGGCTTAATCGAACTCCACGATGAAAACGACTTCCACGCCAACGGGACAGATGTGGGCTTTGATCTGCATGGACACGCCACCCTGTGGTCCAAGCCCGGCGCCGGCGTCACGCCCACCTCGGCCCGCAAGCCCTTCTCCAACTACCGCAACgactcgtcctcctccctgggCAGCGCCTCCACAGACTCGTACTTTGGAAACAGCGGCTCACGCATCGCTGACTACAGTCCACCCAGCCCTGCGCTCAgctacaccaacaacaacaacaacaccaccaccaccaccaacaacaacaacaacaacaacaacaacaacaacaacatcacttCAAACACCTTTGTTTACGGGAGTGACGTGATTTCACCCGACTGCACCGACCTGACCTTTGAGTCTTCACCTCCGGGCCTGGTGTGGAGTCCGTCCGCTGGAGGGAGTCCGCCCACGTTCTCCACCAACGGGCTTGTGATGAGCCAGGGGCGGGTCAGTGGTTGCACTCCACAGCTCAGGCTGTCGCCCCCCCTGCACGGGCACGGCCCCGCGGAGCACCCGCTGGCCCGGAGGGTGCGCAGCGACCCGGGGGGAGGCCCGCTCACTTTGGATGGGTTCCCCAGCGCCATCAGCTCCTTGCCGGGCCCCCACCTCCCCGGGGCGCCCTGCgactcctcgtcctcgtcctcgtcttcctcctcctccacctcatcagGCACCAGCCGGAAGGGAAGCCGCGACTGCTCCGTGTGCTTCGAGAGCGAGGTCATCGCAGCTTTGGTCCCGTGCGGCCACAACCTCTTCTGTATGGAATGTGCCAATCGCATCTGCGAGAGGAGCGAGCCCAAATGCCCCGTCTGCCACGCCGGCGTCACTCAGGCTATACGTATATTTTCATAA